From a region of the Panicum virgatum strain AP13 chromosome 2K, P.virgatum_v5, whole genome shotgun sequence genome:
- the LOC120675499 gene encoding protein SAWADEE HOMEODOMAIN HOMOLOG 2-like — MGRPPSTGAPAFRFLPSEVAEMEARLQQLNNAIPTRAVLQTLADKFSASPERAGRVAIQPKQVWNWFQNRRYSHRAKTTRAAPPPATKMTPSGADHIQHAANSSAYRAAQPSAAAAHHGSSPSAGKNPVEGVQVEFEAKSARDGAWYDVAAFLSHRLFESGEPEVRVRFSGFGAEEDEWINVRKCVRQRSLPCEATECVAVLPGDLILCFQEGKEQALYFDARVLDAQRRRHDVRGCRCRFLVRYDHDSSEEIVPLRKVCRRPETDYRLQILHAARAAATIDSHTPPKEVKVEATSNEKSPAEQKPPKQHKMMDVNTDEVSMVASVEPEVTPGKTVAPLPSATPETRNSSSDVVMKDAEASSVVEDDDEVQVVEKMKDGE; from the exons ATGGGTCGcccgcccagcaccggcgccccgGCGTTCCGCTTCCTCCCGTCCGAGGTGGCGGAGATGGAGGCGCGCCTGCAGCAGCTCAACAACGCCATCCCCACCCGCGCCGTGCTCCAGACCCTCGCCGACAAgttctccgcctcgcccgagcgCGCCGGCAGGGTCGCCATCCAGCCCAAGCAG GTGTGGAACTGGTTCCAGAACAGGCGCTACTCGCACCGGGCCAAGACCAccagggccgcgccgccgccggcgactaaGATGACGCCCTCGGGGGCCGACCACATCCAACACGCCGCCAACTCGTCCGCCTACAGGGCCGCCCAGCCCTCTGCTGCCGCCGCGCACCACGGCTCCTCCCCCTCCGCAG GGAAGAACCCTGTGGAGGGTGTCCAGGTTGAGtttgaagccaagtcagctCGAGATGGCGCATG GTATGATGTTGCTGCGTTTCTGTCTCATAGGTTGTTTGAATCAGGGGAACCG GAAGTACGGGTTCGTTTTTCTGGatttggagcagaggaagatgaATGGATCAATGTTCGTAAATGTGTGCGACAGCGTTCTCTTCCGTGCGAGGCCACTGAATGTGTTGCAGTGCTTCCTGGCGACCTCATTCTTTGCTTTCAG GAAGGTAAAGAGCAGGCTCTCTATTTTGATGCCCGTGTCCTTGATGCCCAAAGGAGAAGGCATGATGTAAGAGGATGCCGATGTAGATTTCTTGTTCGCTATGATCATGACTCTTCTGAG GAAATTGTTCCACTGAGAAAGGTGTGTCGCCGACCAGAAACTGATTACAGGCTTCAGATTCTGCATGCAGCCAGAGCGGCAGCCACCATTGATTCTCACACCCCACCCAAAGAGGTCAAAGTGGAGGCCACATCCAACGAGAAGAGCCCAGCTGAGCAGAAACCCCCGAAGCAGCACAAGATGATGGACGTGAACACCGATGAGGTGTCCATGGTCGCCAGCGTGGAACCAGAAGTGACACCAGGCAAGACTGTTGCCCCTTTGCCGTCAGCAACACCCGAAACCCGCAATTCAAGTTCAGACGTCGTGATGAAGGATGCGGAGGCTTCCTCGGTGGTTGAAGACGATGATGAAGTACAAGTGGTTGAAAAGATGAAAGATGGGGAGTAA